The nucleotide sequence CCTCTGTAAAAGATGCTCTACGTTTGGGCTGCGTGGCTGTTGGGTTTACTATATATCCTGGTTCTGCTAAGTGTTTTGATATGATGGAAGAAGCTCGCAAAATTATAGCTGAGGCTAAATCTTGTGGCCTTGCTGTAGTGCTATGGTCTTATCCACGTGGTGAAGGGATTTCAAAAGAAGGTGAAACAGCAGTTGATGTCATTGCTTATGCTGCGCATATAGCGGCTTTGCTTGGTGCCAACATAATAAAAGTAAAACTTCCAACTAACCACTTGGAAAAAGAAAAAATAGAAAATATTGAATCATTATTCAAAAGAATTAAATATATTAAAAAGTCTTGCTTTGCAGGAAAAAGAATAGTGGTTTTTTCTGGTGGTGAATCAAAGTCAGTGGATGATATATACAATGAGGCAAAAGAAATTAAGCAAGGTGGTGGTAATGGTTCAATTATCGGGCGCAACACTTTCCAAAGAAAAAAAGAGGATGCTTTATCTATGCTAAAAGATATAATTAATATCTACACATAAAAAAATGGCTGGGTGGCAGAATGGCTTATGCGGAGGACTGCAAATCCTTTTATACCGGTTCAATTCCGGTCCCGGCCTCTTACTCCAATTAGATCGTTTTTTCTTCTGAAATTTTAACAAGAAGTGTGGCTTTTAATGAAATATTTAAAAAAATAAGATACTATATTCAAAATATAAGCAGTAAAATGCCAAAGAGACTAATGAAAGTTTTATTATTGATTGGTTTGCCCTTCTTGCTTACCAGTTGCACTTTTCACTATTTATTAAAGAGCTCATATACTCATCTTGCACCAGAAAAGTACCCTTCATCCAATAAACAGCCAGTTTACGTCGGTACAGCTTACAGTGCACAGACTATATATAATGCGTTATTTAATGACTTTCTGTTAATAGGTAAGTCATCATTCACAGCTAAACATGGGCGTGCTAGTCAATATATCAATTATGGAAGAGAAGTTGGAGCAGATGTGATAATTGTATCATTTCAAAATATGCAAAAGGATAAAGAGCATTTTAGCATCACAGAACAACTATTATGGGATACAAGCTTAACAACATTTCATACAAGGACCATTGTAAACTTTGATCAGAACGTACTCTTTCTAAAAAAGGTAGGTGATGCAAAAGCTCCATGGGAATATGTCAAAGGAGAGTTCGAGCTTTACGAAGAAAACGATACTGATCCATATCTAGGGAATTGGGTAGGGTATAGAATGTGCAAGATTGCAATATATTCTTCAGAAGATGAATATTTAGGATTTGTAAATGAAGATGATTGTAAGGAAAAATCTGGAATAAATAAGATGCTTGCTTGGGAGAATGGGGATATAAGGTTGCGGATTAAAAAACAATCAAAACAGGGATTTTATTTAAATCGAAATAAGATTCCTATACTAATAAAATCTCAAATTAACAAATTTGGCTACCTAGAATTACTAGATAAAAATACTGATCAAGTTGTAGTTTACCTTCAGAAAAATTAGTTTTTACTACTTATAGAAACTATATACT is from Wolbachia endosymbiont (group B) of Hofmannophila pseudospretella and encodes:
- a CDS encoding class I fructose-bisphosphate aldolase, encoding MSEEVKQILSYYESENPGVKTNLTRILMHGKLGGTGKLVILPVDQGFEHGPIKSFEVNPDAYDPHYHFQLAVDSGVSAYAAPLGMIEAGASTYAGMLPLILKLNSANSLHSKSLTSDQAITSSVKDALRLGCVAVGFTIYPGSAKCFDMMEEARKIIAEAKSCGLAVVLWSYPRGEGISKEGETAVDVIAYAAHIAALLGANIIKVKLPTNHLEKEKIENIESLFKRIKYIKKSCFAGKRIVVFSGGESKSVDDIYNEAKEIKQGGGNGSIIGRNTFQRKKEDALSMLKDIINIYT